One Anthonomus grandis grandis chromosome 14, icAntGran1.3, whole genome shotgun sequence DNA window includes the following coding sequences:
- the LOC126744695 gene encoding venom acid phosphatase Acph-1-like, whose protein sequence is MAKKIITFIALFASVGSLPKDLFMPDEFVENNLIFNDPVENHVFYQHNHQHQNDPVEISRTLMLSHVIFRHGNRTPNSFQELYPNDPYLNETYYPYGLGQLTNAGKLREFSIGTSLRRRYKYFLNDLFLPEEVEAVSTDYNRTKASLELALAGLFPPKGELVWNKALMWQPVPYNYVPRNRDKVLMGVECPTYLRMYEEVKGSWEMQIEYKKFRKVFSYISRNSGLNVTSFQEIYNLYFGLSTEQENGLFLPPWTQKVWPRLIIDLAIREYSVMMANDDLRKMASGYLLKKILSDTAKKISDRNSKRKIHFYSAHENNVAQLLILLDVFWPHIPNYGAHVILEVHRINGEIGIKVFYQNYETDFPQLLKIPECEEFCPLDQFIRLFSKYVPDDGLCGY, encoded by the exons atggctaaaaaaattattacttttatcgCTCTGTTTGCATCAGTCGGTTCTCTTCCTAAAGATTTATTTATGCCAGATGAGTTTGTTGAAAACAATCTAATTTTTAATGATCCAGTTGAGAATCATGTGTTTTATCAACATAATCATCAACATCAGAACGATCCAGTGGAAATATCCAGAACTTTGATGCTCAGTCATGTG ATCTTTAGGCATGGAAACAGAACTCCAAACAGTTTTCAAGAATTGTACCCTAACGATCCCTACCTAAATGAGACTTACTACCCTTACGGACTAGGGCAATTAACAAAT GCCGGAAAACTGCGCGAATTCAGCATCGGCACGTCACTACGCAGGCGCTACAAGTACTTCCTTAACGACCTGTTTCTACCGGAAGAAGTGGAGGCTGTATCAACAGACTACAACAGGACCAAGGCCTCCCTAGAGCTCGCTTTGGCAGGACTGTTTCCTCCCAAGGGCGAACTGGTCTGGAATAAAGCGTTGATGTGGCAACCTGTACCTTATAACTACGTTCCAAGGAATAGGGATAAGGTACTAATGGGCGTGGAGTGTCCTACGTATTTGCGGATGTACGAGGAGGTCAAGGGGTCATGGGAGATGCAAATTGAGTACAAGAAGTTCCGGAAGGTTTTCAGTTATATTTCCAG gAATAGCGGTTTGAACGTAACAAGTTTCCAAGAGATCTACAATCTCTACTTCGGCCTATCTACCGAACAAGAAAACGGACTTTTCCTTCCTCCTTGGACCCAAAAAGTGTGGCCACGACTAATAATCGATCTGGCCATAAGAGAATATTCGGTCATGATGGCCAATGATGATTTAAGGAAAATGGCCAGCGGctatttattgaagaaaatcctcagTGATACTGCGAAGAAGATTTCCGATCGGAACAGTAAGAGGAAAATTCACTTTTATTCTGCACACGAGAATAACGTCGCTCAGTTGCTGATTTTATTGGACGTATTTTGGCCCCATATTCCTAATTATGGGGCGCACGTTATCTTGGAGGTGCATAGGATTAATGGAGAAATTGGAATTaag gttttctatCAAAACTACGAAACGGATTTTCCTCAACTGCTAAAAATTCCAGAATGCGAAGAGTTTTGTCCACTTGACCAGTTCATTAGGCTCTTCTCAAAATACGTTCCTGATGATGGACTTTGCggttattaa
- the LOC126744696 gene encoding protein FAM151B, translated as MFVIKLYVLVLSALILDNRVHTMKTQEFFPDAAQNLTKINWAHAVNNQSYLSSTLKDAKIDMIEADIVLGTITGQSDTTPIPIMAHPPTNTSDLSLESFLTQVRDFNTSESSKKGVKLDFKTIDVFEASKDYVAKFNEVDFPIWINADILAGPINSTVTPVDPARFFATAKLFVNATLSVGWTTNYGANMTGSYSSDEIEEMIETVKKNNVSAEITFPVRAGLAAESVDLLVNLTSEFEGSTLTIWSSEGDHVDVDKLRKLIKTVGLNKTYVDVPSDLKEKLHLDNLGGGAGQFKSVSLVGLLVSVLVMVINLV; from the exons ATGTTCGTCATAAAATTGTATGTTTTAGTTCTATCGG CCCTAATTTTAGACAATAGGGTGCACACCATGAAAACCCAGGAATTCTTTCCAGATGCTGCTCAAAATTTGACCAAAATTAATTGGGCACATGCAGTAAACAACCAAAGCTATTTAAGCAGTACCCTTAAGGATG CAAAGATTGATATGATTGAAGCGGATATTGTCCTGGGTACAATCACTGGTCAATCAGACACTACTCCTATACCCATAATGGCTCATCCGCCTACAAACACTTCCGACCTCTCACTGGAGAGTTTTCTTACCCAAGTGAGGGACTTTAACACCTCAGAATCCTCTAAAAAAGGTGTGAAACTGGACTTTAAAACCATTGATGTGTTTGAGGCTTCAAAGGATtatgttgcaaaatttaatgAG GTTGATTTTCCCATCTGGATAAATGCAGATATCCTAGCGGGACCAATAAATTCTACAGTAACACCAGTAGATCCTGCAAGATTCTTTGCTACAGCCAAATTGTTTGTAAATGCAACCCTTTCTGTTGGTTGGACCACCAATTATGGTGCTAACATGACTGGGTCATACTCCTCCGATGAAATTGAAGAAATGATCgagacagttaaaaaaaataatgtttccgCTGAAATAACTTTTCCCGTTAGGGCTGGACTAGCTGCGGAAAGTGTGGATCTGTTGGTGAATTTAACAAGTGAATTCGAGGGTTCTACTTTGACCATTTGGTCCTCTGAGGGGGATCATGTTGACGTTGATAAGCTGAGGAAGTTGATTAAAACAGTTGGGTTGAATAAGACTTATGTGGATGTTCCTAGTGACCTGAAGGAGAAATTACATTTGGATAATTTGGGTGGAGGAGCTGGACAGTTTAAGTCAGTGTCCTTGGTTGGGTTGTTGGTTTCGGTGTTAGTAATGGTGATAAATTTAGTTtag
- the LOC126744692 gene encoding protein maelstrom homolog, with protein MPPKKSKPNGFIMFAQELKKTQGRKYTSLKEACDAAAPLWARMSKDDRQPYINRSHQGNRDSSQYTSEGLDVQRLKKEESLKRQASEVDRYAIRSTISLAHHSDELETEMFFLIDINIFCHYQMEDRYWPAEISVLCFNLKDGVKPENIFHSMIMPGPMPIGYKFDAKKHSDETHHIPVPYDDNVETNMEEVYFELKEFLDKKKMPGVKSMPMLYANKKYTKMIKRILNLWGEEYEGQTDIFNVYEIQLMLYYLRNTVAGDEVWNKMSFSERQLEKDIYAYVSEIACLFHAHSYPVYCTKSIVTRYAYIICDNCCPDLNIGLIEGQHVPFNADLSAEGDPQGSSNLSSKSSQFGGRSKRRGFNSDIETESSCSDRWESESTLSTGSTSTVTSNTALSSQPCTYFPETNHVGDYSLNSSDGMSYAGASGSGLPPAFENSISQLTLNPSKPGGNAWGRVYSGDSDSSSVSDFPALEQPRGRGRLLLKKLNKEKPVGTQRDAQ; from the exons ATGCCTCCGAAGAAATCCAAACCAAATGGATTCATCATGTTTGCtcaagaattgaaaaaaacccAGGGCAGAAAGTATACGTCTCTAAAGGAGGCTTGCGATGCTGCGGCACCTCTTTGGGCA CGTATGTCAAAGGATGACAGACAGCCCTACATAAACAGATCCCACCAAGGGAATCGCGACTCGAGCCAATACACTTCAGAAGGCCTGGATGTGCAAAGGTTAAAAAAAGAGGAATCATTAAAACGTCAAGCGAGTGAAGTTGACCGTTATGCTATAAGAAGTACTATTAGTTTGGCACATCATAGCGACG AACTGGAGACggaaatgttctttttaatCGACATCAACATCTTTTGTCACTATCAAATGGAGGATCGTTACTGGCCTGCTGAAATCTCGGTGTTATGCTTTAATCTAAAAGATGGAGTGAAACCAGAGAATATTTTCCACTCGATGATCATGCCGGGTCCAATGCCCATCGGGTACAAATTTGATGCGAAAAAACATTCGGATGAAACCCACCACATTCCGGTACCATATGATGATAATGTCGAAACCAACATGGAGGAGGTTTATTTTGAGTTAAAAGAGTTTTTGGAT AAGAAAAAGATGCCTGGAGTGAAATCTATGCCCATGCtgtatgcaaataaaaaatacactaaAATGATCAAACGTATTTTGAACCTTTGGGGTGAAGAGTACGAGGGACAAACCGATATATTTAATGTGTATGAGATACAG cttATGTTGTACTATTTGAGAAATACTGTGGCTGGTGATGAGGTTTggaataaaatgtcttttagcGAGAGACAACTGGAGAAGGATATTTATGCTTATGTATCCGAGATTGCTTGCCTG TTTCACGCACACTCCTATCCGGTCTACTGCACCAAGTCGATCGTTACACGTTACGCGTATATAATATGCGACAATTGCTGTCCAGATCTGAATATAGGGTTAATCGAGGGCCAACATGTGCCCTTCAATGCTGATCTTTCGGCTGAAGGTGACCCCCAAGGAAGCTCAAACTTGAGCAGTAAAAGTTCCCAGTTTGGAGGAAGATCCAAGAGAAGA GGATTTAACAGTGACATTGAAACGGAGTCGTCATGTAGCGACAGATGGGAATCCGAGTCAACTTTAAGTACCGGATCAACTTCGACGGTTACATCGAACACGGCCCTAAGTTCCCAACCGTGCACCTATTtc CCAGAAACTAATCATGTGGGTGATTACAGTCTCAACTCTTCAGATGGGATGAGTTATGCCGGAGCCTCTGGATCTGGATTGC ctccTGCATTTGAGAACTCAATTTCCCAGTTAACGTTGAATCCCAGTAAACCCGGGGGTAATGCCTGGGGCAGGGTATATTCCGGGGATTCGGACTCCTCTTCTGTATcag ATTTTCCTGCACTGGAACAACCTCGTGGTAGGGGTCGTTTATTACTTAAGAAACTCAATAAGGAGAAACCAGTGGGAACTCAAAGAGAtgctcaataa